The following are encoded together in the Flavobacterium sp. TR2 genome:
- the pgmB gene encoding beta-phosphoglucomutase yields the protein MSKKAFIFDLDGVIVDTAKYHFLAWQKIAKSLNINFTLEDNELLKGVSRVRSLDIILGLGNVQATQEQKDQWLIQKNEDYLSYLVDMDESEVLPGVFKILQLLKDKNQGIALGSASKNARPILEKTGILSYFDVIVDGNDVSNAKPDPEVFLKAAQLLNIDPKNSIVFEDSVAGIQAANIAEMVSVGIGEETILHEADHIFKDFTQITTSFIEKLIS from the coding sequence ATGAGCAAAAAAGCATTCATATTCGATCTTGATGGAGTGATCGTTGATACCGCTAAATACCACTTTTTGGCTTGGCAGAAAATCGCCAAATCGTTAAACATAAATTTTACGCTTGAAGACAACGAACTTCTAAAGGGCGTTAGTCGTGTGCGTTCGCTAGACATTATACTTGGATTAGGAAATGTTCAGGCTACTCAAGAACAAAAAGATCAATGGTTAATTCAAAAAAATGAAGATTACCTATCTTATTTAGTTGACATGGATGAAAGTGAGGTTCTTCCTGGAGTTTTTAAAATTCTACAACTATTAAAAGATAAAAATCAGGGAATTGCATTGGGCTCTGCGAGCAAAAATGCAAGACCAATTTTAGAAAAAACAGGAATTCTGTCTTACTTCGATGTTATTGTTGACGGAAATGACGTCAGCAATGCAAAACCAGATCCGGAAGTTTTCTTAAAAGCGGCTCAATTATTAAACATTGATCCAAAAAATTCAATTGTATTTGAAGATTCTGTTGCCGGAATTCAGGCAGCAAATATCGCAGAAATGGTAAGTGTGGGAATTGGTGAGGAAACAATTTTACATGAAGCTGATCATATTTTTAAGGATTTTACCCAAATCACAACAAGCTTTATTGAGAAACTAATTAGTTAA